The Mauremys mutica isolate MM-2020 ecotype Southern unplaced genomic scaffold, ASM2049712v1 000440F_np12_subseq_245253:254766_obj, whole genome shotgun sequence genome contains the following window.
agtcccccctcggacccaggcagtgtgagtgccactgaaaatcagctcgctgccgcaggttTCCTATCCCTgatttagattataaattcttcagggcacgggccatctactgttctctgtttgcactttgcctagcacaatgggggcccactgttagttggtccttaggcactaaggtagtgaatatgatttgttataatagtaactctcctgccactttgagccaaggaagatggccttgggatgcgtagccttatttggggtgtgagagtaatgttgatttgatttatcaacttaatttaatgtgtattgtaattattttaattaattaataataataattaatcatttatattaattaatatgggtttaggctcaccaatttgtttgatcagaagataaaagttcgtgtttcgaatcaggttccacagaattgataaagggaccttcgggggtatgacaggaagctcacagtgagacagatatagtcgtaacgactttttattatactcaatgaaatagtaagtaaattgtaaaacaggtagaattacagagttacaattgtattactgttattcaggagatgcatatgatgatacaatattatgtgctgcaaacttttggttaatattcacaccctgttttgataaactggtgTTGGCCTCACCTCTGGCGGTTgtggtttcacagctcttgcaagggaaactaatgtaaagagctctcaaagctactttggaatttactttttagctcaactaaataatctaatacacaaattaaaataaagttttgaacttaaagtttgaaaagaaaataagtgtggcctattactggttaatagctgtcgtagatggatagcatgaatacgtagttgaagatggtgaagcttagagaaggaggaggaggtcaAGGTGCGGGTAAAAAGAGATatgttacctctttttatagcgaggtaggttacctctttttttggaaataaatgccggaaatccttccttttatgcccaaatttcagtcttcccccatagaaatgatAGGGTACGCTTattccataggctagtatgtatgtgcgtatggatggcaggtatctgcgcacttgtggggtacttgttaagcctgtgagtacaactttgaaaaatcccctttgctattcttcattgtctgttggtctaggtaaagagtcttagacctaagcgtaggcactttatttgggtataggaaaaacagttccttttctggatgaaagggcacaggatatagctatgctaactttgctttaacttaaaatgcaggtttttggcctgtaggtttcttgcattacagccaaatatatttttaatatgaattaataaacctatcacaatactgtacttataagaaaagagatattgatgcaggcaagcagatgaatcctgagggctacagatgttactgcctaaaaatgagatggggttaaaactatggaatattctttgtgacaagtatcccacaaattccactgacctcccttgttttctttgcctgcagtagggtttccaatttccaaacctgctgtgatctcgcagctggaacgaggggaagaaccgtgggtcccggacctccagggctctgaaaaagaagtggtcccgagagctgccgtcacaggtgaggacttggttaaacaactcaacaactgcttaggaatgcaggaaacatttgggatgccctacaaagaccctgtgagctcttcaagttcaggattgttccctgcagatgtggaatcattatggcagatgtcactcatggcttccctcctattctgactgacaactggcagcgggtccctctccgatctcactttcccctgagaattatggtgcaatgaggacccagaactgatgccttcctctcttctctgtggaaggctttggggaaaatcagcacctgataggtttgatctctcccacatatattttggtttgttcatcccttttttcattcctctctctgacatttcctttttctcaggcacagggagtgacctatgtctggattctctctgtctcccatccggcgatgggctggtgagtgaaaacgaggaggagaaaccccagcaggaagacactgtgcaagtagatccacattggctgttatcaggaagatccaaagggaatgtttccaggagttgtgcactcccagaaaacacaaaagcctgtgagactcagcagaggccagaggaaaactacagtagccactcagcccttattccacgcaacagaatcaacatggaagagagacgctacatgtgccatgagtgcgggaaaagcttcaatcggcgctcaaaccttattgcacatcagagaatccacactggggagacgtcCTACacctgctctgagtgcgggaaaagcttcgggcggagctcaaaccttattgcacatcagagaatccacactggggagacgtcCTACacctgctctgagtgcgggaaaagcttcaatcggcgctctgcccttatcacacctCAGAGAATCCAGACTGGGGAGACACCCTATACATGctctgactgtgggaaaagcttcaatcggcgctcaaaccttattacacatcagagaatccacactggggagaagccctacacatgctctgagtgcaggaaaagcttcaggctGAGCTCTGACCTTATCAgccatgagagaatccacacaggggagatgccctacacgtgctctgagtgcgggaaaagcttcaagcagagctcaaaccttatcacacatcagagaatccacacaagggagatgccctacacgtgctcggagtgcgggaaaagcttcaatcagcgctcaaaccttattacacatcagagaatccacactggggagaagccctacacatgctctgagtgcaggaaaagcttcaggctgagctctcaccttatcagacatcagataatccacacaggggagacgccctacacgtgctctgagtgcgggaaaagcttcaggctgagctctcaccttatcacacatcagagaatccacacaggggagacgctctacacgtgctctgagtgcgggaaaagcttcaatcggcgctcaaaccttattacacatcagagaatccacactggggagatgccctacacgtgctctgagtgtgggaaaagcttcattcagagctcacaccttattagacatcacaaaatccacatgagagagaactgtaataaatcccttgactagggctggccaaagttttgtttttttaattacatttgctaattcccacatagtgatttttgcaccatcttcaccaaggtctctcagctccaccagatcagttgccttcttctgccttttgcagttcacccttctttggggtcagtcctgtgatcttttctatcaactcctttcctttgagtcgaaggagtgtgtgtccctccggccaggaatgttcatcagctccaggtgggggagaggtttgatcccaacaagctacactgaggcaaaaactacctgagcctgacatccactagggctgtacatggcgttggctgctcaagttagtgatcttaatgtaaacatttgtagtgcagatgcagcccaggtgcaggggttggcattagctttccccttgacctgacctaaactccatcactttccctagtctaaacaaaccctgagcatcacggttatactgttcccccatttcacagcaactgttagtcatcgagttctcccttggggaacaaattgtttcattcccagttgctctgatgttgcttcaggttgtgctggggagcagatatttttattatcgttttccacacttaaaatatattgaactataacaaagagcaggaacaggcaggggcggctctagacaccagcgcgccaagcaggcgcgtggggcggccctttcccgggggcggcatttggctccggtggacctgccgcaggcatgactgcggcgggtcccctcttcccgcggctccggttgagctcccgcagggatgcctgcgggagctcaaccggagccgcggaccacggcacccgccgcactcatgcctgcggcaggtccgctcctcccgggctccggttgatctgccgcaggcatccctgcgggagctcaaccggagccgcgggaagaggggacctgccgcgggaccggggaagggcggcgcagcgcaccgcgctgcttggggcagcctgatttctagagccgcccctgggaacagggcagggatagggaaaaatgtcatttcacccattgtaacaacagaTGTAGTTAGGGTAagacagagggattcccttattccccatcaccatcctccttcaatccgtgctagagcctaagaatctttttcctttcccctgttgtgggatgggagacgtCCCAAAGTGCTCCgtgtgctatagcacatggctaagctcagagaataaacccccaatagcccctgagctttgctttttgaattctgtgtttccgattacttcaagcctgggcattgtgattatttaccagtttctctagcactgttcctaccactttttctgtaacattttttgttttttctgggacagggttgttattcctttgcctaaccccaagctggaaggccagggtgtctgttttctctggcccctccccacagacaaatctgacagggttgcacctgccaggagcaaacaaaaagccccaccggttacacacacacacacagcagatagacagacacaagacacagaagaaactgaattatttgagctatcaacatttccactttcccacagcatgttagttctgaaggttgttttaatttgtttattttcttggaaccagaactggggaaagagacactggagtcagtggaataacagcaggaagggataagtctcatgatttgtcactaaccaaaggctttttaaacagagcgataatgttactgaatggtctggctaaccctgcagttagaaacaatcagctctacgggtggtaaatttacagaggctctgctgctgatcatgaaatagaagcacattgcctttaaacagctgctatttcaatgcctctggaagtacagaaaacaatgatctgtgttaaaggaaagttgccatttctcagagccctaatttctattgtgtgtgtgtacaggaaggtttgaatgtgtagcaggtagtttggtcaagcttagctattttatgtgtgtaacaggctcctgcccacctgcagcagaggtttcaatcacataggatggcaacttaccgaatgtcacacaaattagtccatccctccccatattcagtctctgaccggaatgttcgaatgaggcagagaactgggaaagtatcgcagtaggaatatattaaaaagtgggattaatcagagctgggctgcagacagagcctggtCTAGAGCTGGTGtagtgacagggacacactcccgctCGTGCTgactctgaaataacagcagaagcagatcgaagagaatgagctcatgggcagctgccctgtcagtgcatcactcacctggcaggtgttacacaaaacacagcacttcccccccgctgccaccacttcattatactggccatggggctgtttgtcctgcaggactttgatctctccgggtggtccatggtgattcataacagagccattaggggagcaggagtcatcccaatggaaatctctccacttctttctcagtgttacctttttagccctggctttggaggtgacattagccttatcctgtcttgattttaggtaggattgtgatcaccttctggggcttggcagcttagaacttttgagggcttttctctgcctttttggtccccgctgcagtcagtacattctagacatgggcatggtgacctccctggggatcttgacagctttagccagcttcttggtggctattttcctgctcagagccactgtcttcttctcatgccttgtcctgggggcccagctgctggttgaatggaaAGGAGCcgaagtgctggtgactttagcccgcaccaagtggcctttgcttgtcagactcctgaaccccaactggatgtggttcttgttcttctgcacagcacagccctggagaagagggatctgcaaatgtacattaatatgatccctttgtttaattgatgaaaacataaactagacacttagaggcttggaactgatttcagctgatggacaggtgtactaagtttttatgcatttggacagtgaaatgttgagtgtttacattcatttcaagcaaccccgtatagtggagctcctgaacataatggacaatggaaatgaaaatgttttcccttttttcaaaaataaaaataaaataataagagcTGATTAGAGGGCgcttggatttgaagcagggaccacttgatctgcagtcaaacactctaccactgagctatacccccctgagagcagatgctttccccattgtagctgaagcacatcagtgattccagtAGCAGGGGCAggctctctctggggcacagagattttttggggagttggtggctcctttctttcctcaccctggagtaaactgagCTTTTTactccatggtacatgttttatggactaacagcagcagcttgaagaaagaggagagtgagtaTTTCACTCTCAGGGCCGAAGGGggtcacgtcccctctgtctgaccgttgccattgcaggagcaaaggtttcaatggaattgaatgccctggctcagactagagacacagaaaggttttgctgttcgttgaacagcaaaggaaattgtgtctgtatgtgaaactgaggagggacatgaaacgcccacagggtggcgcaatgccctaagctaaggcaggagggtgaaggaatggggctgaggaatgactgaagtggaccaggggcggctctaggtttttggccgccccaagcagtcatgccggGAGGCGCCCCGAGCCGCGGggg
Protein-coding sequences here:
- the LOC123357240 gene encoding zinc finger protein 773-like, with amino-acid sequence RIHTGETSYTCSECGKSFNRRSALITPQRIQTGETPYTCSDCGKSFNRRSNLITHQRIHTGEKPYTCSECRKSFRLSSDLISHERIHTGEMPYTCSECGKSFKQSSNLITHQRIHTREMPYTCSECGKSFNQRSNLITHQRIHTGEKPYTCSECRK